A region of Haliotis asinina isolate JCU_RB_2024 chromosome 7, JCU_Hal_asi_v2, whole genome shotgun sequence DNA encodes the following proteins:
- the LOC137290932 gene encoding uncharacterized protein has translation MGSASSGPAVGVTANPRVVYNETLSKKENKASVMDCPVLVDVQHGTIRYRCGTYDGEPADKTKRIERPFEGKDTNFKHHYFYHARLNDFSQGADPSKEDAYKFLYVTKGPARVKQKKLFYVYGRGMEAKDGTRVRPTQTKEEGSDYSWPGLRVPNHLYYKLTFTDETRVEDSGDPVNEDDRTIADLQSTPDKSCIRLMLTAEERARDVKAKIAVKILKAASDIHICYGNVELRDEDVVGEYRDEADRGKCNMEVDLRFI, from the exons ATGGGAAGTGCTAGTAGTGGTCCGGCTGTCGGAGTGACGGCCAACCCACGCGTGGTGTATAATGAGACACTGTCAAAGAAGGAAAATAAG GCCTCAGTGATGGACTGCCCTGTCTTGGTTGATGTACAACATGGAACTATACGCTACCGCTGTGGCACCTATGATGGGGAACCAGCAGACAAAACAAAAAGGATTGAACGGCCATTTGAAGGAAAGGACACAAATTTCAAACACCACTATTTCTACCATGCAAGACTGAATGATTTCAGTCAAG GTGCCGACCCGAGCAAGGAGGATGCATACAAGTTCCTGTATGTCACCAAGGGCCCAGCCAGGGTGAAGCAGAAGAAGCTGTTCTATGTGTATGGCCGTGGGATGGAGGCTAAGGATGGCACAAGGGTCAGGCCCACACAGACTAAGGAGGAGGGCAGTGATTACTCCTGGCCCGGACTCAGAGTACCCAACCACCTCTACTACAAGCTGACATTCACTG ATGAGACAAGGGTTGAAGACAGTGGTGATCCTGTAAATGAGGATGATAGAACTATAGCTGATCTCCAGTCCACTCCTGACAAGTCTTGTATCAG ATTGATGCTGACAGCAGAGGAAAGAGCCCGAGATGTCAAGGCAAAAATTGCAGTGAAGATCCTGAAGGCTGCCAGTGACATTCATATCTGCTACGGGAATGTGGAACTGAG AGATGAAGATGTTGTTGGTGAATATCGTGATGAGGCAGACAGAGGCAAGTGTAACATGGAAGTGGATCTCAGGTTCATCTAG